The Channa argus isolate prfri chromosome 14, Channa argus male v1.0, whole genome shotgun sequence genome includes a window with the following:
- the yeats2 gene encoding YEATS domain-containing protein 2 isoform X1 has product MAGFKRKIEGSDPDYEDISLIQNSKRNKAAEHNAREATVQKIETIIKEQFSLEMKNKEHEIDVISQRLNEARRMMDKLRACIVANYYANVGMSKLPEHASKSDLAMLNHPAIRRFLESPSRSSSPLNQGSETPSLVHSESESLSHQGEGAERDGEGAWKEENSRQERRPGRNTGKDTFGVPSSIEAEQRVTYHSTGDKPSRLYAKKTIVVGNVSKYIPPDKREENDQSTHKWMVYVRGSRREPSIDHFVKKVWFFLHPSYKPNDLVEVSEPPFHLTRRGWGEFPVRIQIHFKDPRNKRIDIIHQLKLDRTYTGLQTLGAETVVDVELHRNSLGEDYIPQPSSSKVIYKAASPMPRTSMPQDYAPSSPVSHDHSVDKGLIKAEMGRSTEGHNTGLTAGERTPSRPKASDRITLGSHGNSAFQPITTSCKIVPQGQPPSPAESPGKSFQPITMSCKIVSGSPISTPSHSPLPRTPTTSTPAHSKQSSSSVLNNPYIIVDKPGQVITMASSSAASTGSPSVKQSAAQGTRSPGPKVHTGTLHSSGVKVIIKQEPGEVSAQQQMVSTVTSQQQPAATSHQFVAVKGGHMISVSAQKQAAGATTGKMLGIPVSSTLQSAVKQVAISSGQILVAKGNPSVSKVMGGKQVLAQGVAKAIVSGTSGISGQQAAVKVAGGPSGKTGVMATLQLPANNLANLANLPPGTKLYLTTNSKNPSGKGKLLLIPQGAILRASSASQQSQSSSSAGAGGSQTTASSSSSSSLPSNLSYTSYILKQTPQGTFLVGQPAQGSGKQGGSSSAGHTASSPALVTQQAIRVTAGQKAAILAQVVGSSQSTQVKLSDGSVKTVTAATAGHLSKPGTTTLRMTGGVITAASSTPSSVGTAAATQQQAADVGKSATQHPSLLVAANQAAVISAAKSASAAAGISLSKTAVATLVKGAVNPPTTTKSAASSTGAVVTVPKGITDMSLINMSKGGTVGTVVGVPKSSGTSLATAASLVSGVTAGGTKSGAALSGMLKIHSGGSSSQQTVLTIPANQLKQLVVGTGSGGLQTILMPVGKAVSKGPISTTPSSSSTNLGAAGAGASPNPASQASPSLALPLAQVKTEPGAGTAVTAGPSPPVTSPVHIASAATIVKQEQGADNATQDLINTEHIETMMQLLTAVVKKFPLIVPDKTDDSHPFCASSREQYYSWNIGKRRASELQRAVAVKRVVQDVLDHSPRLQALSPPKTREVVQWCRQRGYTPPDPEPQRKNDDESIEDILTQIDNEPECPSTLSSSEELMVRLEQMQALLKTEPEEADNEIVDIVSVTPPCQKLKVKEEEQEADTEPKFFLGPCGSVQFVSETAQQIRVTFQPVEVEKNVFAPVVEAMILKATEQFASDILREALAGAYAESPQNRAPREITAMNIHQAICSIPTCDFLTNAHLGYLAKDNSG; this is encoded by the exons ATGGCAggatttaaaaggaaaattgaAGGCAGTGATCCCGACTACGAGGACATTTCGCTCATTCAAAATAGTAAGAGAAACAAAGCGGCTGAACATAATG CACGTGAAGCAACAGTGCAGAAGATTGAAACCATCATTAAGGAGCAGTTTTCCTTGGAGATGAAGAACAAAGAGCATGAAATAGATGTGATAAGTCAG CGACTTAATGAAGCCAGAAGAATGATGGATAAATTAAGGGCGTGCATAGTTGCCAATTACTATGCCAATGTTGGGATGTCAAAGCTTCCAGAG CATGCCTCTAAGAGTGACCTAGCCATGCTGAACCATCCAGCCATTCGCCGGTTCCTCGAGTCCCCGTCACGTTCCTCTTCCCCCCTCAACCAAGGGTCTGAGACTCCATCTCTGGTCCACTCCGAGTCCGAGTCTCTCTCACATCAAGGAGAGGGGGCTGAAAGGGATGGAGAAGGAGCatggaaagaggaaaacagCAGGCAGGAGCGCAGACCTGGTCGTAATACTGGCAAA GACACTTTTGGTGTGCCATCATCCATTGAAGCAGAGCAGAGGGTGACCTATCACTCTACTGGAGACAAACCCTCTAGACTCTACGCAAAGAAGACAATAGTAGTGGGGAATGTATCCAA GTACATTCCACCTGACAAGCGGGAAGAAAATGACCAGTCTACCCATAAGTGGATGGTGTACGTCAGAGGCTCCAGAAGAGAACCAAGTATAGACCACTTTGTAAAGAAAGTCTGGTTCTTTTTGCATCCCAGCTACAAACCAAACGATCTAGTGGAAGTCAG TGAGCCTCCCTTTCATTTAACACGTCGAGGTTGGGGGGAATTTCCTGTGAGGATCCAGATCCACTTCAAAGACCCTCGCAACAAACGTATTGACATCATCCACCAGCTAAAG CTGGATAGAACATATACTGGCCTGCAGACTCTTGGGGCAGAAACG GTGGTTGACGTTGAGCTCCATAGGAACTCTCTTGGGGAGGACTATATTCCTCAGCCCTCTTCCTCCAAGGTGATTTACAAAGCAGCCAGTCCCATGCCACGCACCTCTATGCCCCAAGATTACGCACCCAGTTCGCCGGTATCACATGATCACAGCGTAGACAAAG GTTTAATCAAAGCAGAGATGGGGAGATCCACAGAGGGCCATAACACGGGCCTCACTGCTGGTGAACGTACCCCATCCCGACCCAAAGCTAGTGATAGGATCACTCTGGGTTCCCATGGAAACTCCGCCTTCCAACCTATCACAACAAGCTGTAAGATTGTCCCACAAGGACAGCCACCCAGTCCTGCTGAGTCTCCTGGGAAGTCATTTCAGCCAATCACAATGAGCTGTAAAATTGTGTCAG GATCTCCAATCTCCACCCCAAGCCACTCCCCACTACCTCGAacccccaccacctccaccccTGCCCACAGCAAACAGAGCTCTTCATCAGTGCTCAACAATCCTTATATCATTGTTGACAAGCCAGGGCAAGTGATCACCATGGCTTCCTCATCTGCCGCCTCCACAG GAAGTCCCTCAGTCAAACAGTCTGCTGCTCAAGGGACTCGTTCTCCAGGCCCCAAAGTTCACACTGGCACTTTACACTCATCAGGAGTGAAG GTTATTATCAAGCAAGAACCGGGGGAAGTTTCTGCACAACAGCAGATGGTTTCCACAGTAACCAGCCAGCAGCAACCTGCCGCTACATCACACCAGTTTGTCGCAGTAAAGGGAGGTCACATGATCTCTGTGTCAGCCCAGAAACAGGCAGCGGGGGCCACAACTGGCAAG ATGTTGGGTATTCCTGTTAGCTCAACACTTCAGTCTGCCGTCAAACAGGTGGCTATTAGCAGCGGACAGATTCTGGTTGCCAAGGGCAACCCCTCTGTCTCTAAGGTGATGGGTGGGAAGCAGGTTTTGGCTCAGGGTGTTGCTAAAGCCATCGTTAGCGGAACTAGTGGCATCTCTGGTCAGCAGGCTGCTGTTAAGGTGGCCGGAGGTCCAAGTGGAAAGACTGGAG TAATGGCTACTCTTCAGTTGCCAGCCAACAATCTGGCCAATCTGGCCAATTTGCCTCCAGGAACCAAACTCTACCTGACCACCAACAGTAAGAACCCTTCAGGGAAGGGGAAGCTGCTTCTCATTCCACAGGGAGCAATTCTCAGAGCATCCAGTGCAA GTCAGCAGTCCCAGAGCAGCTCCTCAGCAGGCGCTGGGGGTTCTCAGACCactgcctcctcttcctcttcaagCAGTCTGCCTTCCAACCTCTCTTACACATCTTATATCCTTAAACAGACCCCACAG GGTACATTTTTAGTTGGTCAGCCGGCACAGGGCTCAGGAAAGCAGGGAGGTTCCAGTTCAGCAGGGCACACAGCGTCATCTCCAGCACTTGTTACCCAGCAGGCCATCCGTGTGACAGCTGGCCAGAAAGCCGCCATTCTGGCTCAG GTGGTGGGCAGTTCTCAGAGTACACAGGTGAAGTTGTCTGATGGCTCTGTCAAGACAGTGACAGCGGCAACAGCGGGACACTTGTCCAAGCCCGGGACAACCACGTTGAGAATGACAGGTGGAGTCATCACTGCTGCTAGCTCCACCCCCAGCTCAGTCGGCACTGCAGCAGCAACCCAACAACAG GCTGCTGATGTTGGGAAATCTGCCACTCAGCATCCATCGCTACTTGTGGCAGCCAACCAAGCAGCAGTAATTAGTGCAGCTAAGAGCGCCAGTGCTGCTGCCGGCATCAGCCTCTCAAAGACTGCCGTGGCCACTTTGGTTAAGGGTGCTGTCAACCCTCCCACAACGACAAAGAGTGCTGCAAGTTCAACTGGAGCTGTAGTAACCGTTCCCAAAGGCATCACTGATATGTCGCTCATAAATATGTCCAAGGGTGGAACAGTGGGGACTGTGGTGGGTGTGCCCAAAAGCAGTGGCACATCATTGGCCACTGCAGCCTCATTAGTCAGCGGGGTAACAGCTGGAGGGACCAAGAGCGGTGCAGCTCTTTCAG GCATGCTAAAGATTCATTCTGGAGGTTCTAGCTCTCAGCAGACTGTTTTAACAATTCCTGCCAACCAGCTTAAGCAGCTGGTGGTTGGCACTGGGTCTGGAGGGCTGCAGACAATACTTATGCCCGTGGGGAAAG CAGTGTCTAAAGGCCCAATTTCGACTACTCCTTCCTCCTCGTCCACCAACCTCGGagcagctggagctggagcctCACCAAATCCTGCCAGCCAAGCCTCCCCCTCCCTTGCCCTGCCTCTGGCACAAG TGAAGACAGAGCCAGGTGCTGGCACAGCTGTCACGGCTGGTCCATCTCCACCGGTGACTTCTCCTGTCCATATTGCCTCTGCAGCTACCATTGTCAAGCAGGAACAGGGGGCAGATAACGCTACACAAGACCTTATTAA CACTGAGCACATAGAGACTATGATGCAGCTGCTGACAGCTGTAGTGAAGAAGTTCCCTCTCATTGTGCCTGATAAGA CTGATGACTCCCATCCATTCTGTGCCTCTTCAAGAGAACAATATTATTCCTGGAATATTGGAAAGCGCAGAGCATCAGAG CTTCAGCGAGCGGTGGCAGTAAAGCGCGTTGTGCAGGATGTGTTGGACCACTCGCCACGCTTGCAGGCTCTCTCTCCCCCAAAGACCAGAGAGGTGGTGCAGTGGTGCCGGCAGAGAGGCTACACGCCACCAGATCCTGAGCCCCAACGCAAGAATGATGACGAGTCCATTGAAGACATCCTCACTCAGATAGATAATGAACCTG AGTGTCCGTCAACACTGAGTAGCTCTGAGGAGCTAATGGTGCGGCTGGAGCAGATGCAAGCTCTGCTGAAGACTGAACCTGAGGAGGCGGACAATGAAATAGTCGACATTGTCTCTGTGACTCCACCTTGTCAAAAACTGAAGGTCAAAGAGGAGGAGCAAGAAGCTGACACAGAGCCAAAGTTCTTCCTGGGCCCCTGTGGTTCTGTCCAGTTTGTCAGTGAAACAGCTCAGCAG atCAGGGTAACCTTCCAGCCAGTTGAGGTGGAGAAGAATGTGTTCGCTCCAGTAGTTGAGGCCATGATTCTCAAG GCTACAGAGCAGTTTGCCAGTGACATCCTGAGGGAAGCTCTGGCTGGGGCCTATGCAGAATCCCCCCAGAACAG GGCTCCTAGAGAGATTACAGCCATGAACATCCACCAGGCCATCTGTAGCATTCCCACCTGTGATTTCCTCACCAACGCACATCTGGGTTACTTGGCTAAGGACAACTCTGGATAA
- the yeats2 gene encoding YEATS domain-containing protein 2 isoform X2 yields the protein MAGFKRKIEGSDPDYEDISLIQNSKRNKAAEHNAREATVQKIETIIKEQFSLEMKNKEHEIDVISQRLNEARRMMDKLRACIVANYYANVGMSKLPEHASKSDLAMLNHPAIRRFLESPSRSSSPLNQGSETPSLVHSESESLSHQGEGAERDGEGAWKEENSRQERRPGRNTGKDTFGVPSSIEAEQRVTYHSTGDKPSRLYAKKTIVVGNVSKYIPPDKREENDQSTHKWMVYVRGSRREPSIDHFVKKVWFFLHPSYKPNDLVEVSEPPFHLTRRGWGEFPVRIQIHFKDPRNKRIDIIHQLKLDRTYTGLQTLGAETVVDVELHRNSLGEDYIPQPSSSKVIYKAASPMPRTSMPQDYAPSSPVSHDHSVDKGLIKAEMGRSTEGHNTGLTAGERTPSRPKASDRITLGSHGNSAFQPITTSCKIVPQGQPPSPAESPGKSFQPITMSCKIVSGSPISTPSHSPLPRTPTTSTPAHSKQSSSSVLNNPYIIVDKPGQVITMASSSAASTGSPSVKQSAAQGTRSPGPKVHTGTLHSSGVKVIIKQEPGEVSAQQQMVSTVTSQQQPAATSHQFVAVKGGHMISVSAQKQAAGATTGKMLGIPVSSTLQSAVKQVAISSGQILVAKGNPSVSKVMGGKQVLAQGVAKAIVSGTSGISGQQAAVKVAGGPSGKTGVMATLQLPANNLANLANLPPGTKLYLTTNSKNPSGKGKLLLIPQGAILRASSASQQSQSSSSAGAGGSQTTASSSSSSSLPSNLSYTSYILKQTPQGTFLVGQPAQGSGKQGGSSSAGHTASSPALVTQQAIRVTAGQKAAILAQVVGSSQSTQVKLSDGSVKTVTAATAGHLSKPGTTTLRMTGGVITAASSTPSSVGTAAATQQQAADVGKSATQHPSLLVAANQAAVISAAKSASAAAGISLSKTAVATLVKGAVNPPTTTKSAASSTGAVVTVPKGITDMSLINMSKGGTVGTVVGVPKSSGTSLATAASLVSGVTAGGTKSGAALSGMLKIHSGGSSSQQTVLTIPANQLKQLVVGTGSGGLQTILMPVGKVSKGPISTTPSSSSTNLGAAGAGASPNPASQASPSLALPLAQVKTEPGAGTAVTAGPSPPVTSPVHIASAATIVKQEQGADNATQDLINTEHIETMMQLLTAVVKKFPLIVPDKTDDSHPFCASSREQYYSWNIGKRRASELQRAVAVKRVVQDVLDHSPRLQALSPPKTREVVQWCRQRGYTPPDPEPQRKNDDESIEDILTQIDNEPECPSTLSSSEELMVRLEQMQALLKTEPEEADNEIVDIVSVTPPCQKLKVKEEEQEADTEPKFFLGPCGSVQFVSETAQQIRVTFQPVEVEKNVFAPVVEAMILKATEQFASDILREALAGAYAESPQNRAPREITAMNIHQAICSIPTCDFLTNAHLGYLAKDNSG from the exons ATGGCAggatttaaaaggaaaattgaAGGCAGTGATCCCGACTACGAGGACATTTCGCTCATTCAAAATAGTAAGAGAAACAAAGCGGCTGAACATAATG CACGTGAAGCAACAGTGCAGAAGATTGAAACCATCATTAAGGAGCAGTTTTCCTTGGAGATGAAGAACAAAGAGCATGAAATAGATGTGATAAGTCAG CGACTTAATGAAGCCAGAAGAATGATGGATAAATTAAGGGCGTGCATAGTTGCCAATTACTATGCCAATGTTGGGATGTCAAAGCTTCCAGAG CATGCCTCTAAGAGTGACCTAGCCATGCTGAACCATCCAGCCATTCGCCGGTTCCTCGAGTCCCCGTCACGTTCCTCTTCCCCCCTCAACCAAGGGTCTGAGACTCCATCTCTGGTCCACTCCGAGTCCGAGTCTCTCTCACATCAAGGAGAGGGGGCTGAAAGGGATGGAGAAGGAGCatggaaagaggaaaacagCAGGCAGGAGCGCAGACCTGGTCGTAATACTGGCAAA GACACTTTTGGTGTGCCATCATCCATTGAAGCAGAGCAGAGGGTGACCTATCACTCTACTGGAGACAAACCCTCTAGACTCTACGCAAAGAAGACAATAGTAGTGGGGAATGTATCCAA GTACATTCCACCTGACAAGCGGGAAGAAAATGACCAGTCTACCCATAAGTGGATGGTGTACGTCAGAGGCTCCAGAAGAGAACCAAGTATAGACCACTTTGTAAAGAAAGTCTGGTTCTTTTTGCATCCCAGCTACAAACCAAACGATCTAGTGGAAGTCAG TGAGCCTCCCTTTCATTTAACACGTCGAGGTTGGGGGGAATTTCCTGTGAGGATCCAGATCCACTTCAAAGACCCTCGCAACAAACGTATTGACATCATCCACCAGCTAAAG CTGGATAGAACATATACTGGCCTGCAGACTCTTGGGGCAGAAACG GTGGTTGACGTTGAGCTCCATAGGAACTCTCTTGGGGAGGACTATATTCCTCAGCCCTCTTCCTCCAAGGTGATTTACAAAGCAGCCAGTCCCATGCCACGCACCTCTATGCCCCAAGATTACGCACCCAGTTCGCCGGTATCACATGATCACAGCGTAGACAAAG GTTTAATCAAAGCAGAGATGGGGAGATCCACAGAGGGCCATAACACGGGCCTCACTGCTGGTGAACGTACCCCATCCCGACCCAAAGCTAGTGATAGGATCACTCTGGGTTCCCATGGAAACTCCGCCTTCCAACCTATCACAACAAGCTGTAAGATTGTCCCACAAGGACAGCCACCCAGTCCTGCTGAGTCTCCTGGGAAGTCATTTCAGCCAATCACAATGAGCTGTAAAATTGTGTCAG GATCTCCAATCTCCACCCCAAGCCACTCCCCACTACCTCGAacccccaccacctccaccccTGCCCACAGCAAACAGAGCTCTTCATCAGTGCTCAACAATCCTTATATCATTGTTGACAAGCCAGGGCAAGTGATCACCATGGCTTCCTCATCTGCCGCCTCCACAG GAAGTCCCTCAGTCAAACAGTCTGCTGCTCAAGGGACTCGTTCTCCAGGCCCCAAAGTTCACACTGGCACTTTACACTCATCAGGAGTGAAG GTTATTATCAAGCAAGAACCGGGGGAAGTTTCTGCACAACAGCAGATGGTTTCCACAGTAACCAGCCAGCAGCAACCTGCCGCTACATCACACCAGTTTGTCGCAGTAAAGGGAGGTCACATGATCTCTGTGTCAGCCCAGAAACAGGCAGCGGGGGCCACAACTGGCAAG ATGTTGGGTATTCCTGTTAGCTCAACACTTCAGTCTGCCGTCAAACAGGTGGCTATTAGCAGCGGACAGATTCTGGTTGCCAAGGGCAACCCCTCTGTCTCTAAGGTGATGGGTGGGAAGCAGGTTTTGGCTCAGGGTGTTGCTAAAGCCATCGTTAGCGGAACTAGTGGCATCTCTGGTCAGCAGGCTGCTGTTAAGGTGGCCGGAGGTCCAAGTGGAAAGACTGGAG TAATGGCTACTCTTCAGTTGCCAGCCAACAATCTGGCCAATCTGGCCAATTTGCCTCCAGGAACCAAACTCTACCTGACCACCAACAGTAAGAACCCTTCAGGGAAGGGGAAGCTGCTTCTCATTCCACAGGGAGCAATTCTCAGAGCATCCAGTGCAA GTCAGCAGTCCCAGAGCAGCTCCTCAGCAGGCGCTGGGGGTTCTCAGACCactgcctcctcttcctcttcaagCAGTCTGCCTTCCAACCTCTCTTACACATCTTATATCCTTAAACAGACCCCACAG GGTACATTTTTAGTTGGTCAGCCGGCACAGGGCTCAGGAAAGCAGGGAGGTTCCAGTTCAGCAGGGCACACAGCGTCATCTCCAGCACTTGTTACCCAGCAGGCCATCCGTGTGACAGCTGGCCAGAAAGCCGCCATTCTGGCTCAG GTGGTGGGCAGTTCTCAGAGTACACAGGTGAAGTTGTCTGATGGCTCTGTCAAGACAGTGACAGCGGCAACAGCGGGACACTTGTCCAAGCCCGGGACAACCACGTTGAGAATGACAGGTGGAGTCATCACTGCTGCTAGCTCCACCCCCAGCTCAGTCGGCACTGCAGCAGCAACCCAACAACAG GCTGCTGATGTTGGGAAATCTGCCACTCAGCATCCATCGCTACTTGTGGCAGCCAACCAAGCAGCAGTAATTAGTGCAGCTAAGAGCGCCAGTGCTGCTGCCGGCATCAGCCTCTCAAAGACTGCCGTGGCCACTTTGGTTAAGGGTGCTGTCAACCCTCCCACAACGACAAAGAGTGCTGCAAGTTCAACTGGAGCTGTAGTAACCGTTCCCAAAGGCATCACTGATATGTCGCTCATAAATATGTCCAAGGGTGGAACAGTGGGGACTGTGGTGGGTGTGCCCAAAAGCAGTGGCACATCATTGGCCACTGCAGCCTCATTAGTCAGCGGGGTAACAGCTGGAGGGACCAAGAGCGGTGCAGCTCTTTCAG GCATGCTAAAGATTCATTCTGGAGGTTCTAGCTCTCAGCAGACTGTTTTAACAATTCCTGCCAACCAGCTTAAGCAGCTGGTGGTTGGCACTGGGTCTGGAGGGCTGCAGACAATACTTATGCCCGTGGGGAAAG TGTCTAAAGGCCCAATTTCGACTACTCCTTCCTCCTCGTCCACCAACCTCGGagcagctggagctggagcctCACCAAATCCTGCCAGCCAAGCCTCCCCCTCCCTTGCCCTGCCTCTGGCACAAG TGAAGACAGAGCCAGGTGCTGGCACAGCTGTCACGGCTGGTCCATCTCCACCGGTGACTTCTCCTGTCCATATTGCCTCTGCAGCTACCATTGTCAAGCAGGAACAGGGGGCAGATAACGCTACACAAGACCTTATTAA CACTGAGCACATAGAGACTATGATGCAGCTGCTGACAGCTGTAGTGAAGAAGTTCCCTCTCATTGTGCCTGATAAGA CTGATGACTCCCATCCATTCTGTGCCTCTTCAAGAGAACAATATTATTCCTGGAATATTGGAAAGCGCAGAGCATCAGAG CTTCAGCGAGCGGTGGCAGTAAAGCGCGTTGTGCAGGATGTGTTGGACCACTCGCCACGCTTGCAGGCTCTCTCTCCCCCAAAGACCAGAGAGGTGGTGCAGTGGTGCCGGCAGAGAGGCTACACGCCACCAGATCCTGAGCCCCAACGCAAGAATGATGACGAGTCCATTGAAGACATCCTCACTCAGATAGATAATGAACCTG AGTGTCCGTCAACACTGAGTAGCTCTGAGGAGCTAATGGTGCGGCTGGAGCAGATGCAAGCTCTGCTGAAGACTGAACCTGAGGAGGCGGACAATGAAATAGTCGACATTGTCTCTGTGACTCCACCTTGTCAAAAACTGAAGGTCAAAGAGGAGGAGCAAGAAGCTGACACAGAGCCAAAGTTCTTCCTGGGCCCCTGTGGTTCTGTCCAGTTTGTCAGTGAAACAGCTCAGCAG atCAGGGTAACCTTCCAGCCAGTTGAGGTGGAGAAGAATGTGTTCGCTCCAGTAGTTGAGGCCATGATTCTCAAG GCTACAGAGCAGTTTGCCAGTGACATCCTGAGGGAAGCTCTGGCTGGGGCCTATGCAGAATCCCCCCAGAACAG GGCTCCTAGAGAGATTACAGCCATGAACATCCACCAGGCCATCTGTAGCATTCCCACCTGTGATTTCCTCACCAACGCACATCTGGGTTACTTGGCTAAGGACAACTCTGGATAA
- the map6d1 gene encoding microtubule-associated protein 6 homolog, translated as MAWPCISRVCCLARFWNQFDKSDLSVPLTIQNYSDIAEQEVRSVTKQVSASERAQGNNYSAPDLRATGSPQATTDGHGSRGSFGARREPSYKPREDYHPPGVPFPSVTQYKQDFKPWPIPRKENFPWMSNGGSRADSVSGSPGNTYHSQTQQTEREERGRGQRQGEQQVMEESKTSSYRQEYRPWTGVRPAKSARKNPSAQYSSPGTDATHVPCETSYQAAYSVEGHRSIGLHQGEHIIPSAASNIQPPSVPRPLTAALQAGSSPSQQEIIPPARMKLSGANKGEEHLVRTKLAPNPSAVFQGGSRVFNI; from the exons ATGGCTTGGCCGTGCATCAGCAGAGTGTGCTGCCTGGCTCGTTTTTGGAACCAGTTCGACAAATCGGACCTGTCCGTCCCGCTCACCATCCAGAACTACTCGGACATCGCCGAGCAGGAGGTGCGGTCCGTCACCAAACAGGTCTCCGCCTCGGAACGCGCACAGGGGAATAACTACTCAGCCCCGGACCTGCGTGCCACCGGTTCCCCACAGGCGACCACAGATGGCCACGGGAGCCGAGGGTCTTTTGGGGCACGAAGAGAGCCCAGCTACAAACCTCGGGAGGACTACCACCCGCCCGGAGTGCCTTTCCCCAGTGTCACCCAGTACAAGCAGGATTTCAAACCCTGGCCCATTCCCAGGAAGGAGAACTTCCCCTGGATGAGTAACGGAGGCAGCAGGGCGGACAGTGTTTCGGGCAGTCCGGGGAACACTTATCACAGCCAGACACAGCAGACGGAGAGAGAGGAGCGGGGCAGGGGGCAGAGGCAGGGGGAGCAGCAGGTGATGGAGGAGAGCAAAACCAGCTCCTACAG GCAAGAGTACAGGCCGTGGACGGGGGTAAGACCTGCCAAAAGTGCAAGAAAAAATCCTTCAGCTCAATACTCCAGCCCAGGGACGGATGCCACTCATGTGCCATGTGAAACCAGCTATCAGGCTGCCTACAGTGTGGAGGGCCACAGGTCTATAGGGTTGCATCAGGGGGAGCACATCATCCCATCTGCTGCCTCCAACATACAACCCCCATCCGTCCCTCGGCCGCTCACCGCTGCCCTGCAGGCCGGAAGTTCACCGAGCCAACAAGAGATCATTCCACCTGCAAGGATGAAATTAAGTGGAGCCAATAAGGGAGAG GAACATCTGGTGAGGACCAAGCTCGCTCCAAACCCCTCTGCAGTCTTTCAAGGTGGATCGAGGGTCTTCAACATCTGA